Proteins from a genomic interval of Procambarus clarkii isolate CNS0578487 chromosome 45, FALCON_Pclarkii_2.0, whole genome shotgun sequence:
- the LOC123769767 gene encoding another transcription unit protein isoform X2 produces the protein MAVTHELAGASEEPEDDALESSDNSDSDSSSSSSSSSSSRTSSRAGSRSPTGIRSPSPAGSNRSGSRSRSHTPARSNASRSVSGSPRSRGSASPQSKMNYSPAAAGSPRSRASESPHSPAGSHPSRSQAGSHHSRSPAESQQSRSPAGSYRSRSPVGSQHSRSLARSHHSRSPVGNRHSRSPFGSRHSRSPYGSRHSRSPTGSRHSRSPAGSQHSRSLARSHHSRSPVGSRHSRSPAGGQRSRSLAHSRHSRSPIGSRHSRSPVGGKHSRSPAGSQRSRSLAHSRHSRSPVGSRLSRSPASSHRSRSQVSSRRSRSPVSNHRSRSPAGSHRSRSPVSSHRSRSPVGSRHSRSPAGSQRSRSLAHSRHSRSPVSRHSRSPASSHRSRSQVSSRRSRSPVSSHRSRSPVGSHRSRSPVSSRRSRSPSGSHRSRSGTPRSHRSLSGSHPRSRSLSPQRSRSGSPASRTPAGSFDGSLTPAVSRGGSRSPRSKVDSATPLGSRVGSRSPVDSRGRSRTPSPVGSRRESRSPVGSRTGSASPPRSKVKSRSPAHSRTGSRSPRSPTHSRGSKSPISRSGSRSPALSRSHSRSPRDNRRKRSPTGSRKSGSRSRSKSPLGSDKEAKRGGSDAEGKKGSDDDSDMDVGRKRKRALMSDDSDDDAAKKVRSDDELNDVNAEDLFGDADDISDDEDKDKHTKGDKDRRRSRSRSRSRSRSRSRSRSRSRSRSKSRSRSGSPRLIVPDDEEKEDEGPPPETRIEAEIPKINTDLGRDIHFVKLPNFLSVETRPFDPELYEDEIDEEETLDEEGRARLKLKVENTMRWRTVFDKEGNAVKESNTKLVRWSDGSMSLHLGSEIFDVYKQPLQGDHNHLFIRQGTGLQGQAVFRTKLTFRPHSTDSFTHRKMTLSLADRSQKTSGVKVLSNLFRDPESTRVESLRRDEDRLRASMRRESKQRRVREKAPNRGLSANYLEPDNYEDEDEAGISLAAIKNKFKNKQNDRAPIYSSDEEESDIETDKAKRLERAKHTIKDSDDSHSDSDSDKDESGSDRASSRQTSRKSGSRSRSGSRSKSRSKSRSKSRSKSRSKSRSKSRSKSRSKSRSQSRSKSRSQSRSKSRSQSRSRSRSKSKSRSPSRSRSRSSSKSRSGSDSGGKSGSGSDSD, from the exons ATGATGCCTTGGAGTCATCAGACAACTCTGACTCAGACAGCAGTTCTAGCtcgagcagtagcagtagtagccggACAAGTAGCAGGGCTGGAAGCCGGTCACCAACAG GTATTCGCTCGCCATCACCAGCGGGCAGCAACAGGAGTGGATCTAGAAGCAGAAGTCATACTCCAGCAAGAAGCAATGCGAGTAGATCTGTTAGTGGCAGCCCTAGAAGTAGAGGTAGTGCTTCACCCCAGAGCAAAATGAATtattcaccagcagcagcaggcagtccTCGTAGCAGGGCCAGTGAATCACCACACAGTCCAGCTGGCAGTCACCCCAGTAGATCCCAAGCTGGCAGTCATCACAGTAGATCCCCAGCCGAAAGCCAGCAGAGTAGATCTCCAGCTGGCAGTTATCGAAGCAGATCTCCAGTTGGCAGTCAGCACAGTAGATCCCTAGCTCGCAGTCACCACAGTAGATCGCCAGTTGGCAATCGACACAGTAGATCCCCTTTTGGTAGTCGACACAGTAGATCCCCTTATGGCAGTCGACACAGTAGATCCCCAACCGGCAGTCGACACAGTAGATCTCCAGCTGGTAGTCAGCACAGTAGGTCCCTAGCTCGCAGTCATCACAGTAGATCTCCAGTTGGCAGTCGACACAGTAGATCACCAGCTGGCGGTCAGCGCAGTAGATCCTTAGCTCACAGTCGTCATAGTAGATCACCAATTGGCAGTAGACACAGTAGGTCCCCAGTTGGTGGTAAGCACAGTAGATCCCCAGCTGGCAGTCAGCGCAGTAGATCCTTAGCTCACAGTCGTCACAGTAGATCACCAGTTGGCAGTCGACTCAGTAGATCCCCAGCTAGCAGTCACCGCAGTAGATCTCAAGTCAGCAGTCGTCGTAGTAGGTCCCCAGTCAGTAATCATCGTAGCAGATCTCCAGCTGGCAGTCACCGAAGTAGATCCCCAGTTAGCAGTCATCGTAGTAGGTCCCCAGTCGGCAGTCGACACAGTAGATCCCCAGCTGGCAGTCAGCGCAGTAGATCCCTGGCTCATAGTCGTCACAGTAGATCACCAGTTAGCAGACACAGTAGATCACCAGCTAGCAGTCACCGCAGTAGATCTCAAGTCAGCAGTCGTCGTAGCAGGTCCCCAGTTAGCAGTCATCGTAGTAGGTCCCCAGTTGGCAGTCATCGTAGCAGGTCCCCAGTCAGCAGTCGTCGTAGCAG GTCCCCATCTGGTAGTCACCGCAGTAGGAGTGGAACTCCAAGAAGTCACAGGAGTTTGTCAGGCTCTCATCCTAGAAGTAGATCTCTTAGTCCTCAAAGAAGCAGGTCTGGATCACCAGCCAGTAGAACACCTGCTGGATCATTTGATGGTAGCCTTACTCCAGCTGTATCTCGTGGAGGTAGTAGATCACCTAGATCTAAAGTGGATAGTGCAACACCATTGGGTTCTAGGGTGGGAAGTAGGTCACCTGTAGATTCCAGAGGTAGAAGTAGGACCCCATCACCAGTGGGCTCCAGGAGAGAGAGTAGATCTCCTGTAGGATCAAGAACGGGCAGTGCATCACCTCCGAGATCGAAAGTTAAAAGTAGATCACCAGCACACTCAAGAACAGGCAGCAGGTCACCAAGGTCACCTACTCACTCTAGAGGATCCAAATCACCCATTTCTAGATCAGGCAGCAGAAGCCCAGCATTGTCTCGAAGCCATAGTAGGTCTCCCAGAGATAACCGAAGAAAAAGGTCGCCGACTGGAAGTAGGAAGTCTGGGTCCCGCTCACGATCAAAATCACCACTTGGCAGTGATAAAGAAGCAAAAAGAG GTGGCAGTGATGCTGAGGGTAAGAAGGGATCAGATGATGACAGTGACATGGATGTTGGCAG GAAACGTAAACGTGCACTAATGAGTGATGATTCAGATGATGATGCCGCCAAGAAAgtcagatctgatgatgaattgaATG ATGTTAATGCAGAAGACCTCTTTGGTGATGCTGATGATATCAGCGATGATGAAGATAAAGATAAACATACCAAGGGTGATAAAGACAGACGGAGATCGAGGTCGCGGTCTCGTTCACGGTCAAGATCACGATCACGATCCAGGTCTCGCTCAAGATCGAGGTCAAAGTCTCGATCGCGATCAGGTTCACCGAGGCTTATTGTGCCTGAT GATGAAGAGAAGGAAGATGAGGGCCCTCCTCCAGAAACAAGAATTGAGGCTGAGATCCCCAAAATTAACACGGATTTAGGCAGGGATATACATTTTGTGAAATTACCCAACTTCCTCTCTGTTGAAACGAGACCATTTGACCCTGAactctacgaagatgaaattgatGAGGAAGAGACACTAGATGAAGAAGGTCGAGCAAG GCTGAAGCTAAAAGTTGAAAACACAATGCGATGGCGGACTGTATTTGATAAGGAAGGAAATGCTGTAAAGGAGAGTAATACCAAGTTGGTTCGATGGTCTGATGGATCAATGTCGCTCCATCTTGGTAGTGAAATCTTCGATGTCTATAAACAGCCTTTGCAG ggaGACCACAACCATCTCTTCATTCGTCAAGGAACGGGTCTGCAAGGTCAGGCAGTTTTTCGTACAAAACTGACCTTCCGTCCTCATTCAACTGATTCATTCACTCATCGCAAGATGACTTTATCTCTTGCTGACCGCTCACAGAAAACTAGTGGTGTCAAAGTTTTGTCCAACCTCTTCCGTGATCCAGAGAGTACTCGAGTTGAGAGTTTAAGG AGGGATGAGGATAGATTAAGAGCTTCAATGAGACGTGAAAGCAAGCAGCGTCGAGTGAGAGAAAAGGCCCCAAATCGTGGACTGTCTGCAAACTATTTGGAGCCTGACAACTATGAAGATGAGGATGAAGCTGGTATTTCTTTGGCTGCCATTAAAAACAAATTTAAGAATAAGCAAAATG ATCGTGCTCCAATCTACTCCTCTGATGAAGAAGAATCGGACATTGAAACAGACAAGGCAAAGCGACTGGAAAGAGCTAAACATACCATTAAGGACTCTGACGACTCGCATAGTGACAGTGATAGTGACAAAGATGAGAGTGGCAGTGATCGTGCCAGCAGTAGGCAGACTTCACGGAAGAGTGGAAGTCGAAGTAGGAGTGGTAGTAGGAGCAAGAGTAGGAGCAAAAGTAGGAGCAAGAGTAGGAGCAAAAGTAGGAGCAAGAGTAGAAGCAAAAGTAGGAGCAAAAGTAGGAGCAAGAGTAGGAGTCAGAGCCGTAGCAAGAGCAGGAGCCAAAGCAGGAGCAAGAGTAGGAGTCAAAGCAGGAGCCGGAGCAGGAGCAAGAGTAAGAGTAGAAGCCCAAGTAGGAGCCGGAGCAGGAGTAGCAGTAAGAGTAggagtggtagtgatagtggagGCAAATCAGGCTCAGGCTCTGATAGTGATTAA
- the LOC123769767 gene encoding another transcription unit protein isoform X1 — protein sequence MAVTHELAGASEEPEDDALESSDNSDSDSSSSSSSSSSSRTSSRAGSRSPTGIRSPSPAGSNRSGSRSRSHTPARSNASRSVSGSPRSRGSASPQSKMNYSPAAAGSPRSRASESPHSPAGSHPSRSQAGSHHSRSPAESQQSRSPAGSYRSRSPVGSQHSRSLARSHHSRSPVGNRHSRSPFGSRHSRSPYGSRHSRSPTGSRHSRSPAGSQHSRSLARSHHSRSPVGSRHSRSPAGGQRSRSLAHSRHSRSPIGSRHSRSPVGGKHSRSPAGSQRSRSLAHSRHSRSPVGSRLSRSPASSHRSRSQVSSRRSRSPVSNHRSRSPAGSHRSRSPVSSHRSRSPVGSRHSRSPAGSQRSRSLAHSRHSRSPVSRHSRSPASSHRSRSQVSSRRSRSPVSSHRSRSPVGSHRSRSPVSSRRSRSPVSSRRSRSPVSSRRSRSPSGSHRSRSGTPRSHRSLSGSHPRSRSLSPQRSRSGSPASRTPAGSFDGSLTPAVSRGGSRSPRSKVDSATPLGSRVGSRSPVDSRGRSRTPSPVGSRRESRSPVGSRTGSASPPRSKVKSRSPAHSRTGSRSPRSPTHSRGSKSPISRSGSRSPALSRSHSRSPRDNRRKRSPTGSRKSGSRSRSKSPLGSDKEAKRGGSDAEGKKGSDDDSDMDVGRKRKRALMSDDSDDDAAKKVRSDDELNDVNAEDLFGDADDISDDEDKDKHTKGDKDRRRSRSRSRSRSRSRSRSRSRSRSRSKSRSRSGSPRLIVPDDEEKEDEGPPPETRIEAEIPKINTDLGRDIHFVKLPNFLSVETRPFDPELYEDEIDEEETLDEEGRARLKLKVENTMRWRTVFDKEGNAVKESNTKLVRWSDGSMSLHLGSEIFDVYKQPLQGDHNHLFIRQGTGLQGQAVFRTKLTFRPHSTDSFTHRKMTLSLADRSQKTSGVKVLSNLFRDPESTRVESLRRDEDRLRASMRRESKQRRVREKAPNRGLSANYLEPDNYEDEDEAGISLAAIKNKFKNKQNDRAPIYSSDEEESDIETDKAKRLERAKHTIKDSDDSHSDSDSDKDESGSDRASSRQTSRKSGSRSRSGSRSKSRSKSRSKSRSKSRSKSRSKSRSKSRSKSRSQSRSKSRSQSRSKSRSQSRSRSRSKSKSRSPSRSRSRSSSKSRSGSDSGGKSGSGSDSD from the exons ATGATGCCTTGGAGTCATCAGACAACTCTGACTCAGACAGCAGTTCTAGCtcgagcagtagcagtagtagccggACAAGTAGCAGGGCTGGAAGCCGGTCACCAACAG GTATTCGCTCGCCATCACCAGCGGGCAGCAACAGGAGTGGATCTAGAAGCAGAAGTCATACTCCAGCAAGAAGCAATGCGAGTAGATCTGTTAGTGGCAGCCCTAGAAGTAGAGGTAGTGCTTCACCCCAGAGCAAAATGAATtattcaccagcagcagcaggcagtccTCGTAGCAGGGCCAGTGAATCACCACACAGTCCAGCTGGCAGTCACCCCAGTAGATCCCAAGCTGGCAGTCATCACAGTAGATCCCCAGCCGAAAGCCAGCAGAGTAGATCTCCAGCTGGCAGTTATCGAAGCAGATCTCCAGTTGGCAGTCAGCACAGTAGATCCCTAGCTCGCAGTCACCACAGTAGATCGCCAGTTGGCAATCGACACAGTAGATCCCCTTTTGGTAGTCGACACAGTAGATCCCCTTATGGCAGTCGACACAGTAGATCCCCAACCGGCAGTCGACACAGTAGATCTCCAGCTGGTAGTCAGCACAGTAGGTCCCTAGCTCGCAGTCATCACAGTAGATCTCCAGTTGGCAGTCGACACAGTAGATCACCAGCTGGCGGTCAGCGCAGTAGATCCTTAGCTCACAGTCGTCATAGTAGATCACCAATTGGCAGTAGACACAGTAGGTCCCCAGTTGGTGGTAAGCACAGTAGATCCCCAGCTGGCAGTCAGCGCAGTAGATCCTTAGCTCACAGTCGTCACAGTAGATCACCAGTTGGCAGTCGACTCAGTAGATCCCCAGCTAGCAGTCACCGCAGTAGATCTCAAGTCAGCAGTCGTCGTAGTAGGTCCCCAGTCAGTAATCATCGTAGCAGATCTCCAGCTGGCAGTCACCGAAGTAGATCCCCAGTTAGCAGTCATCGTAGTAGGTCCCCAGTCGGCAGTCGACACAGTAGATCCCCAGCTGGCAGTCAGCGCAGTAGATCCCTGGCTCATAGTCGTCACAGTAGATCACCAGTTAGCAGACACAGTAGATCACCAGCTAGCAGTCACCGCAGTAGATCTCAAGTCAGCAGTCGTCGTAGCAGGTCCCCAGTTAGCAGTCATCGTAGTAGGTCCCCAGTTGGCAGTCATCGTAGCAGGTCCCCAGTCAGCAGTCGTCGTAGCAGGTCCCCAGTCAGCAGTCGTCGTAGCAGGTCCCCAGTCAGCAGTCGTCGTAGCAGGTCCCCATCTGGTAGTCACCGCAGTAGGAGTGGAACTCCAAGAAGTCACAGGAGTTTGTCAGGCTCTCATCCTAGAAGTAGATCTCTTAGTCCTCAAAGAAGCAGGTCTGGATCACCAGCCAGTAGAACACCTGCTGGATCATTTGATGGTAGCCTTACTCCAGCTGTATCTCGTGGAGGTAGTAGATCACCTAGATCTAAAGTGGATAGTGCAACACCATTGGGTTCTAGGGTGGGAAGTAGGTCACCTGTAGATTCCAGAGGTAGAAGTAGGACCCCATCACCAGTGGGCTCCAGGAGAGAGAGTAGATCTCCTGTAGGATCAAGAACGGGCAGTGCATCACCTCCGAGATCGAAAGTTAAAAGTAGATCACCAGCACACTCAAGAACAGGCAGCAGGTCACCAAGGTCACCTACTCACTCTAGAGGATCCAAATCACCCATTTCTAGATCAGGCAGCAGAAGCCCAGCATTGTCTCGAAGCCATAGTAGGTCTCCCAGAGATAACCGAAGAAAAAGGTCGCCGACTGGAAGTAGGAAGTCTGGGTCCCGCTCACGATCAAAATCACCACTTGGCAGTGATAAAGAAGCAAAAAGAG GTGGCAGTGATGCTGAGGGTAAGAAGGGATCAGATGATGACAGTGACATGGATGTTGGCAG GAAACGTAAACGTGCACTAATGAGTGATGATTCAGATGATGATGCCGCCAAGAAAgtcagatctgatgatgaattgaATG ATGTTAATGCAGAAGACCTCTTTGGTGATGCTGATGATATCAGCGATGATGAAGATAAAGATAAACATACCAAGGGTGATAAAGACAGACGGAGATCGAGGTCGCGGTCTCGTTCACGGTCAAGATCACGATCACGATCCAGGTCTCGCTCAAGATCGAGGTCAAAGTCTCGATCGCGATCAGGTTCACCGAGGCTTATTGTGCCTGAT GATGAAGAGAAGGAAGATGAGGGCCCTCCTCCAGAAACAAGAATTGAGGCTGAGATCCCCAAAATTAACACGGATTTAGGCAGGGATATACATTTTGTGAAATTACCCAACTTCCTCTCTGTTGAAACGAGACCATTTGACCCTGAactctacgaagatgaaattgatGAGGAAGAGACACTAGATGAAGAAGGTCGAGCAAG GCTGAAGCTAAAAGTTGAAAACACAATGCGATGGCGGACTGTATTTGATAAGGAAGGAAATGCTGTAAAGGAGAGTAATACCAAGTTGGTTCGATGGTCTGATGGATCAATGTCGCTCCATCTTGGTAGTGAAATCTTCGATGTCTATAAACAGCCTTTGCAG ggaGACCACAACCATCTCTTCATTCGTCAAGGAACGGGTCTGCAAGGTCAGGCAGTTTTTCGTACAAAACTGACCTTCCGTCCTCATTCAACTGATTCATTCACTCATCGCAAGATGACTTTATCTCTTGCTGACCGCTCACAGAAAACTAGTGGTGTCAAAGTTTTGTCCAACCTCTTCCGTGATCCAGAGAGTACTCGAGTTGAGAGTTTAAGG AGGGATGAGGATAGATTAAGAGCTTCAATGAGACGTGAAAGCAAGCAGCGTCGAGTGAGAGAAAAGGCCCCAAATCGTGGACTGTCTGCAAACTATTTGGAGCCTGACAACTATGAAGATGAGGATGAAGCTGGTATTTCTTTGGCTGCCATTAAAAACAAATTTAAGAATAAGCAAAATG ATCGTGCTCCAATCTACTCCTCTGATGAAGAAGAATCGGACATTGAAACAGACAAGGCAAAGCGACTGGAAAGAGCTAAACATACCATTAAGGACTCTGACGACTCGCATAGTGACAGTGATAGTGACAAAGATGAGAGTGGCAGTGATCGTGCCAGCAGTAGGCAGACTTCACGGAAGAGTGGAAGTCGAAGTAGGAGTGGTAGTAGGAGCAAGAGTAGGAGCAAAAGTAGGAGCAAGAGTAGGAGCAAAAGTAGGAGCAAGAGTAGAAGCAAAAGTAGGAGCAAAAGTAGGAGCAAGAGTAGGAGTCAGAGCCGTAGCAAGAGCAGGAGCCAAAGCAGGAGCAAGAGTAGGAGTCAAAGCAGGAGCCGGAGCAGGAGCAAGAGTAAGAGTAGAAGCCCAAGTAGGAGCCGGAGCAGGAGTAGCAGTAAGAGTAggagtggtagtgatagtggagGCAAATCAGGCTCAGGCTCTGATAGTGATTAA